DNA from Sphingomonas sp. R1:
GCAGCAGCGAATCGATCCGCGCGTCCTCCAGGCCCAGTTCCTCCGCCTCCTCCGGATCGTCGATACGATAGAGATCGACATGCAGCACCGGCAGCCGCACCTCGGGCACGTCATAGGGCTGAACGATCGCGAAGCTCGGCGACGGCGCCTCGCCCTCCAGCCCCAGGGCTGCGAGCAGCCCGCGGGCGATGCTGGTCTTGCCCGCTCCCAGAGGGCCGGACAGGGCGACGACGTCGCCGGGGCCGACCACGCCCGCGAGTTTGGCACCGAGTGCCAGCGCCTCGTCCAGCGAGGCGAGCAGGATCGTGTCTTCGGTCATCCGCGCGGCAACTCCACCGTGACGAGCGTCCCCTGCCCCGGCTCGGAGATCAGCTCGATCCGACCGCCATGCGCCTCGACGAACTGCTTGGCGAGCGGCAGCCCCAGTCCCAGCGCGCGGTCCCCGCCGCGCGAAGTGCCGACCTGCGCGAACCGGTCGAACGCCCGCGCTACCGCCTCGGGGGCCATGCCGGGGCCGTCGTCGCTGACGATCACCCGCGCGACCCGTGCATTGCCGTCGAGGTGGAGCAGCACGCGGCCGCCCTCGGGCGTGTGCGATACCGCGTGGCGGAGCAGATGCTCGACGGTCTGGCGGATGCGACGGGCATCGCCCTGCACCACGCCGGCGGTGCCGGCATCCTCGATCACCAGCTCGATCGCCTTGCCCTTGGCGAGCGGCGCGATCACGTCCGCTGCGCTGGTCGCCGCCAGCTCCACGTCCACCGTCTCGCGCTCGATCGGCTGGCCCTCGCTCTGTGTCAGGTCGAGCACGTCGTCGATCAGGCCGCCCAGCCGGTCGACCGACATCAGGATCGCCTCGACATATTCCTTGCCGTCGGCGCTCAGCTTGCCGGCGAAACCGCCCTGCAGCATCTCGCCGAAGCCCTTGATCGAGGTGAGCGGCGTGCGCAGCTCATAGCTCATATTGGCGACGAAGGCGGTGCGAACACGATCTGCCGCCTCCAACGCCTCGTTGCGGTCGCGCAGCGCACGCTCCACCCGCTGGCGATCGGTGGTGTCGAGCATCGTCACCAGCGCATTGCCGTCGGGCAGCGGCACCGCGGCGATGTCGAAATGCCGGCCATTGGCGAAGGTGATGCTGGAGCCGCGCTGCTGCCGATCCTTGGCCGCCAGCCGGATAAGGTCGCCGATGATCTCCGCCCGCGCGGGGTTGACCAGCTTGCCCCCCGCCGTCTTGACCAGCGTGCCGATCTGGGGGTGCCCGTCCAGGAACCCGTCCTCGAACCCCCAGACCTGGCGGAACTTGCGGTTCCACAATTGCAGCCGGCCCTTGCCGAACACCGCCACCGCCTCGGCAAGGCTGTCCAGCGTGGCGGTGCGCACCTGCTGCATCTCGCCATGCTCGCGCTGCAGCTCGAACTGCTGGGTCTGGTCCTCGAAGATGAGGAGCAGGCCGCCCTCGGGCAGCGGCTGGCCGACGACGCGCAGATGGGTGGTGCCGATGCTCCAGCTTTCCTCCACAGCCTCCGGCGCGGTGAACCACTCGCGGCGCTCGGCCTTCCAGGCAGGGAAGTCGCGCACATCGGGCAGCTTGCGGGCCTCGCGCATCCGCTCCAGCACGCGATCGAACTCGGGGCGGTCGGCCAACCATTCGTTCTTCATCGCGAACAGGCGGCGGAACGGCTGGTTGCAGAACACCAGGCTGCGGTCCGAGCCGAACTGCGCGACGCCGGCGGACATGCGATCGAGCATCGCGCGCTGCGCCTCTCCGAAGCGCTTCAGGCCGCCGCGGGCGCGCTCCAGCTCCTCGATGTCCACCGCGAAGCCGGCAATGCCGCCGGTCGGCAAGGGCACGTCGTGCAGGCGGAGCATGCGCCGCGCGCCGGCGATCGTGGCGGGCATCGCCGCCGATTGCGGCTCCTGCGTGTCGCGCGCGATCGCGGCATTGGCGAGCGGACCGCCCAGCCCCGCCCCGTCGACCAGTTCCAGCCCGCGGGCCACCACATCCTCGGCATCGCGGCCTTCCACGGCGCGGACATAGGCAGTGTTGACCATCAGCAGCCGCAGATCGGGCCCGCGATACCACATCGGCATCGGCGCGGCCTCGATCAGCGCAGTGAGCGCATCGAAGGCCGCGCGGAGACGATCGGCCTCGCGCTCCAGCGAACCGACCTCGGCCTGGCTGTCGGTGGCGTCGAGCACCCAGAGGAGCACGCTGCCGGGGGTTTCCACCGCCTCCGAGGCGCGCTCGCCCAGCACCAGCAGCATCCGCTCGGAGCCGCGCACCGGCAGCGACAGGCGGAAGGACTGGCCGGCCCGCTGCGCGGCCTCGACCTGTTCGCCGAGCAGGGCGACGTCCTCGGCCTCCAGGCCGGCATCCTTCTGCGACAGCTTGGAAAGCGACTCGACCGGGCCGTCCAGGCCCAGCCAGGCAGCGAGCCGCGGCGACATCTCGATCCGGCCATCGGCACGCACCACCATCGGCAGCGCGGGCGAGGTGCGCGAGAAGCGCAGCAGCCGGCGGTTCTGTTCATAGGCGGTGCGCGCCGCCGCGCGTGCGGCAAGCCCGGCATAGAGCGCCCAGATCGCGGCGATCAGCACGAAGGCGATCACCGCGCCCGCAATCGCAGCGCTGCTCTGCGAGAGAATAATCACCGGAAGAGACGCCGACCCACCATCGCCCCATCCTTATGCGAAACCGCGTGCAAACGAAAAGGGGCCCGGCCATCGCCGGACCCCTTCCTGGTCGTTTTACGTCGGACGATCAGAACTTCACGCTTGCCGCGATCCGCGCATAGCGGCCGAGGATGCCGGAGAAGTAGGTGGTCGTGCCGCCACCCGCCGGCGCCGGATAGGGCGGGCTGACGTCGAACACATTGTCTACGATCAGCTTCAGCCCGAACTGCTGGTTGACCCGAACGCCGAGCGTGGCGTTGATCATCCACCAGTCCTTCACGCCCGTGATGTTGCGGGTGTTCGGCGCCTCATCGAGATCATAGGCGCCCTTGCCGGTGTACTGGGCCTGCACCAGCGCGTTGAAGTGGTCGCTCTCGTAGGTAAGGTTCGCCGTGCCGGAGTGGCGCGGATAGCCGATCTCGCCCGCCGAATGGTTGACGTCGCCCACGCCCACGCGCGTTTCCAGCTTGTCCCGGTAGAAATAGTTCACCGAGAGGCCGGCAACGCCGCTGCTCGTCATGCCCAGCCGCGCCAGCGGCAGGCGATAGGCCGCCGTCACCGTCAGGCCCGACGTCTCGTAGGACGAGGCATTGTAATAGCCTTCGCGGATGCTGGTGATCTGCCCGCTCGAATCGCGGGTAACGAGGCCGCAGAAGCTGTTGGGATAGTCGGCCGAATCGTAGCAGGCGTTCAGGATGTCATCGCCGCCCAGCGAGACGATCGCCTGCTTCAGGCGAATGTCCACCCAATCGACCGCCACCGTCAGGCTCTTGGCAAAGCGTGGCTGGATGATCGCGCCTGCCGTCCAGCTGTTCGCCACTTCGTTGCGCAGGTTCGGATTGCCCGAAACCGTCACCGGCACCGTGAAGTTGCTGTAGTTCGACACGAACGTCGCCGAGTTGATGCCCGCCGCACGGCAGTTGGCCTGGCGCACGGCCGGGTTCGGGCCGCTCTGATAGTTGTTGAGGTCGCACGGATCGGCGCCGCTGTCGAACGCACGCGAGGTCGGGTTGAACGCCTCGGTGATGGCCGGCGAGCGGATCGAGCGGGTGTAGTTGCCGCGGAAGGTAAGGTCCGAGATGAAGCCGAGACGACCGCCCGCGGTCCAGGCCCAGTCGCCGCCGGACAGCGAGTTGTCGACATAGCGTGCGGCGCCGTCGAATTCGGCCGTCTTCAGCCAGCTGATGCCGTTCTTCGCCGTGACGAACGGGATCACGAGTTCGCCGAACGCCTCGTTGGTGTGGAAGCGGCCGCTCAGCGGGTCGATCGGGATGCTGCGGCCATATTGGGTCCGCGTGCCGTCGCCATTGTCCTGGCCATAGTAGAAGCTGCCGGGATCGAACGAGGTCTTTTCCCGACGATGCTCATAGCCCGCCGAGATGCTGACGTCGTTGCCGAACAGCGTGGCGATCGGGCCGGTGACGTTGGCGTTGAACACCAGCTGCTCGTTGGTCGAGACCGGACGGGCGATCGCGAAGATATAGTCCTTCGCAGCCTGGCTGGCCTGGCCGATGCCCAGGATGTTGAGCGGAGCGCAGGTCTTGCTGATCGTGTCGGCGGTCGAGTTCGTCACGCCCGGACGGCAGGTGATGTTGCCGCTGGCGTCGCGCACGGCGTCGATCGCGTTGAAGAAGTTCTGGTTGTCCAGCTCGTAGTTGCGCCCCTTGGTCTGCGAGCGGCCGTAGTTGACCGAGGCTTCCCAGTTGAAGGTGCGGCTGCCGACACCGAAATCGCCGGCCAGACCGCCGACGAAGCGGTAGGTCGAGATGTTCGCCTCGGCGCGGCCGGTGGTCAGGTCGCTGAGCGCACGACCGACATAGAATTCGTTCTGGCCGGCCGGGAGGTTGGCGGCGATCGTCGCACGATCGGCGCTGCTCAGATACGGATTGTTGAGCGAGACGATCAGGTTGCCGTCGGGCGTGCCGGCATCGTCGAACAGGCCGGTATTGTAATTCGGCTGATCGATCAGGTTGACGCCCTTGGTGTGCGTGTACCAGCCTTCGCCGAAGAAGCGGACATGGTCCGTCAGCTCATAATTGAGCTGGGCGCTGGCGATATAGCGCTCCGAGCTGGTGAGCAGGTTGCTCTGCGCCGGCAGATCGAAGCCGTTGCCCCCGCTGCTGATATAGCCCTGCCGCAGCACGGTGCCGAGATCGAGCGGCACCAGCGTGCCGTTCGAGCCGAACTGGAGAAGCTGGCCGGCCGCATTGCGGATGCCCGAGCGGCTGGCGAGATAATCGTCCGCGCTGAACGGCACGCCGCCGATGGTGAATGCCGAATAGCGCTGCTGCGGATAGAGAAGACGACGATATTGTGAGGTCGTCGAGGCGGGCGGCGTCCCGAAGAAGTTGCCCTGCGCGGTGATCGCACGGTCGCTGGCGACGAGGCCGGTGGTGTGGTTGTATTCGCCCGACACCACGATGTTGCCGCGGCCCTCGGCGAAGTTCTTGCCGGCAAGGACGTTCAGCCGCGCTTCCGGCGCATCACCGCGTTCGGAAATGCCGTACTGGCCGCCGAACTCGAGGCCCTGATAATCCTTCTTCAGGATGATGTTGACCGTGCCCGCGATCGCGTCCGAGCCATAGATCGGCGCGCCGCCCACGGCGACCGTCTCGATGCGCTGGACCAGTGTGGTCGGGATGTTGTTGAGGTCGACCTGCGTACCCGGGCTGACCGGACCGAAGATGCTGGCGGTGTTCGACGAGACGAAGCGGCGGCCGTTGACCAGCACCAGCGTGCGCTGCGTGCCGAGGCCGAAGAAGTCGACGAAGGTCTGCGACGGGCCGAACGACGACTGCGCGCCGACCGAGCTGTTGCCCGGAGGGCCGAACGCCGGGATTTCCTTCAGTGCCTGCCCGACATTGGTGTAGCCGCGCGACTCGATCTGGGCGGCGCCGACGACCTGGGTCGGCTGCACGGTGTCGAACTCCGGACGCGCGATGCGCGAGCCGGTGACGACGATCTCGGCGGGCTCCTGCGCGGCGGCGGGGCCGTCCTGCGATGCAGGCGCGCTGGTCTGCGCGACGGCGGGGCTGGCGAGCTGGACGAAGGCGAGAACGGCGACGGAAGCCGTGAGACGCAGGCCGGCACCCCGGCCGGAAACATTGAGACGCATGTACGAACCCCTTTTCTGTACGCTTCGGTACGGTCCTGCCCTCGGTCGAGCCCATTGCTGCGTCCGGGATTTTGCCGAGATTGCAGGCGCATTTCCGAAAACGAACAGAAATGGCCGCCGGATGCAGCCGCTGACACAAAGGTCACGCTTTCCGATATAGCGTTGCCGAAGTGCAACACGTTCGTCACACACATTAGTCGAACATGAAAAAGGCCGCCCCCTTTCGGGGACGGCCTCCATCCGTACAGCGCGGGCGCGCCGGACGATCAGTAACGGTAGTGATCCGGCTTGAACGGGCCTTCCGGCTTCACGCCGATATAGGCCGCCTGCTTCTCGCTGAGCTTCGAGAGCTGGACGCCCAGCTTCTCGAGGTGCAGCGCGGCGACCTTCTCGTCGAGGTGCTTCGGCAGGACGTACACTTCGTTCTTGTAGTTCTCGCCCTTGGTCCAAAGCTCGATCTGCGCCAGCGTCTGGTTGGTGAAGCTGGCGGACATCACGAAGCTCGGGTGGCCGGTGGCGCAGCCCAGGTTCACCAGGCGGCCCTTGGCGAGCACGAGGATCTGCTTGCCGTCCGGGAATTCGACCAGATCGGTGCCCGGCTTCACTTCGGTCCACTTGTAGTTCGAGAGCGCGGCGATCTGGATCTCGCTGTCGAAGTGGCCGATATTGCAGACGATCGACATCGGCTTCATCGCCTTCATGTGATCGGCGGTGATCACATCGGCATTGCCGGTCGCGGTCACGAAGATGTCGGCGCGCTTCACGGCCTCATCCATCGTGACGACCTCGAAGCCCTCCATCGCAGCCTGTAGCGCGCAGATCGGATCGATTTCGGTGACCATCACGCGGGCGCCGCCGTTGCGGAGCGACTGGGCCGAGCCCTTGCCCACGTCACCGAAGCCGGCGACGCACGCGACCTTGCCGGCCAGCATCACGTCGGTGGCGCGACGGATCGCGTCGACCAGCGATTCCTTGCAGCCATACAGGTTGTCGAACTTCGACTTGGTGACGCTGTCGTTGACGTTGATCGCCGGGAACGGCAGCTCGCCCTTCTTGGCGATCTCGTACAGGCGGTGCACGCCGGTGGTGGTCTCTTCCGAGACGCCCTTCAGGTTCTGCACGGTCTTGGTGAGATAGCCCGGATACTTGGCGACAAACGCCTTGAGCGCGCGCTGGAACTCGACTTCCTCGTCATTCTCCGGCTCGCCCAGCGTCGCGCCGGCTTCCAGCTTGGCGCCCCACAGCGCGAACATGGTCGCGTCGCCGCCGTCATCGAGGATGATATTGGCGGTGGTGCCGTCGGTGTCCGCACCCCAGTTGAAGATGTCGCCGACATAGTCCCAATACTCGGCCAGGCTCTCGCCCTTCACGGCGAACACCGGCACGCCGGTGGCGGCGATGGCGGCTGCGGCATGGTCCTGCGTCGAGAAGATGTTGCAGGTCGCCCAGCGAACCTGCGCGCCGAGCGCGGTCAGCGTCTCGATCAGCACCGCGGTCTGGATCGTCATGTGCAGCGAACCGGTGATGCGCGCGCCCTTCAGCGGCTGCGACGGGCCGAATTCCTTGCGGAGCGCCATCAGACCGGGCATTTCGGTCTCGGCGATCTCGATCTCCTTACGGCCGAAATCGGCAAGCGCGATGTCCTTGATGACATAGTCGTTGGTAGCCACGGGCTGCTTCTCCAGTTCAAGCAAAATGCAGGCGCACCGGGAGTCCTCCCGGCCGCATGGATGCGCCCGTAGCCGCTTCGGATCAGGCGCGCAATGTTAATATAAAGATATCTTTATATGCCGTTCGGCAAGATTCAAGCGGTGCCCGTGCTATTTGCAAGCAGCCGGGGATCGATGCCCGCGCCGACAAACCCCTCGGCCCATCGTGCGTACACATCGGTGTCGTAGAGCAGGCCGATATCGGCGGGCGTGTTGAACCAGCCATGGCGGGTCAGCTCGCTCTCCAGCTGCCCCTCGCCCCAACCAGCATAGCCGAGCGCGACAAGCCAACGGCTCGGTCCCCGCCCCTCCGCAATGGCACGCAGCACGTCGATCGTACCGGAAAGCTGCCAGCGCCCGGCGACGTCGATCGTGTCCTGCCCGCTCCAGTCGGCGGAGTGCAGGACGAAGCCACGGCGCGGTTCCACCGGCCCGCCGAAATGCACAGGCACATCCGGGACGTCGCCTGGATCGATCTCGAACTGTTCGAGGAGATCATGAAGGCCCAGCCCTTCGATCGTCGCGCCGATGCCGATGCCCAGCGCGCCTTCCGTGTCGTGCGCGCACATCGCGATGACGGCACGCTCGAACCGCGGGTCGCCGATTCCCGGCAGGGCCAGCAGGAACTGGCCGGTCAGTGAAGGCGCCGAATCCATGATCCCCACCATATCGTTTGCACTCCCTACGAGCCACGCTTGAATTTGTTTCGCGGGATGCGATGGAGGCGGCGCGGCCATGCGGTCGCAGGATTCGCAAAGGAGAGAGCAGCATGACGATCCAGACCGGCGATCGCATCCCCGACGCCACGTTCGTCAAGGTAACCGCCGAGGGCCCGGACCAGGTGAGCGCCCCCGCCTATTTCGCCGGCCGCAAGGTCGCGCTGTTCTCGGTCCCCGGCGCCTTCACCCCCACCTGCTCGGCCAAGCACCTGCCGGGCTTCGTGGAGAAGGCTGACGAGATCAAGGCCAAGGGCGTCGACGAGATCGCGTGCACCGCCGTCAACGATTTCTTCGTGATGAAGGCCTGGGGCGATGCCAATGGCGTTTCGGACAAGGTGACCATGCTGGCGGACGGCAATGGCGGCTTCGTCGAAGCGCTGGGGCTGACGCTCGACGGTTCCGCCTTCGGTCTCGGCACGCGTGGCCAGCGCTTCGCGATGATCGTCAATGACGGCGTCGTCGAGCAGCTGTTCGTCGAGGCGCCGGGCGCGTTCGAGGTCAGCTCGGCGGAATATGTGCTGAGCAAGCTCTGATCGTTTCGCCGACTTGCCAGAGTCATCTTCCGCGCTTAGCGATGGAAGATGACTCAAGCTTCCGATATCGTCGCCGACCTCGATCGGCTCTATCGCGCCTCGGTCGAACGACTGCAGCAGGCGCTCAACCGCTACATCACCGATGGCACGACGCCGGATCCCGAAACGCGGACCGACGGCAGCTTCGCCTATCCGGAACTCCGCGTCACCTATCGCGGCGGCATCAACAAGCCGATCCCGCGCCGCTCGTTCGGTCGGCTGGTAGAAGCGGGCGACTATCGCATCACCGTCACGCGGCCCGCGATGTTCGCCGACTATCTGACCGAGCAGCTGACCTTCCTGATCGAGGATTATGACGTCGAGGTTCACGCGGTTACCGGGCGCCAGCAAATCCCCTTTCCTTATGTGCTTGATCCCAACACGATCCTGAGCCTGGACGACATCTCGGCCACGGAGCTTGGACGCCATTTCCCCGCGACCGAGCTGTCGCACATCGGCGACGAAATCGCCGACGGCATCTGGATCAGCCAGGACGAGACCCGACCGCTCGCGCTGTTCGATGCGCTGCGCACCGATTTCTCGCTCGCCCGGCTGAAGCATTATACCGGCACGCCGGTCGAGCACTTCCAGCAATATATCCTGTTCACCAACTATCACCGCTATGTCGACGAGTTCGTTCGCTGGGCCTGCGCACAGCTGGGACCGGACAGCCGTTTCACCGGCGTGTCGGGCGCGGGCGGGATCGTGATCGAGGACGCCGCGGATGCAGACCGGCTGGTCAGCGACGGTGCGTGGCGGCGGCACCAGATGCCGGCCTATCACCTGATGGCGGAAGGCCGCACGGGGATAACGCTGGTCAATATCGGCGTCGGGCCTTCCAATGCCAAGACGATCACCGATCACCTCGCGGTCATTCGCCCCGAGGCATGGCTGATGATCGGGCATTGCGGCGGCCTGCGCCCCAGCCAGCGGATCGGCGACTATGTCCTGGCGCACGCCTATCTGCGCGACGATCACATCATGGACGACGTGCTGCCGCCCGAAATCCCCATCCCCGCCATCGCCGAGGTGCAGCAGGCACTGGCGCGTGCAGCGGAAACCGTTTCCGGCCAGTCCGAGGACGAACTCAAGCAGCGGCTGCGGACCGGCACCATCGTCACCACGGACGATCGCAACTGGGAGCTGCGCTATTCGCAGTCGGCGCTGCGCTTCTCGCTGAGCCGCGCAGTGGGCGTCGACATGGAATCCGCGACGCTGGCGGCGCAAGGCTATCGCTTCCGCGTACCCTATGGCACGCTGCTCTGCGTTTCCGACAAGCCGCTCCACGGCGAACTCAAGCTCCCCGGCCAGGCCAACCGTTTCTACGAGCGCGCGATCGCCGAGCATCTCAAGATCGGCATCGAAGCATGCGAGGAACTTCGGCGCGAAGGCGCTAAGCTGCATAGCCGCAAGCTTCGCGCGTTCAACGAACCGCCATTCCGGTGATGCGAAAGGGCGCTCCGGTTTCTGCCGGGGCGCCCTTTGCTGCTCAGAACACGGTTTCGAGCAGCACCACGCTCGGATCGCCGTCGACCTCGCGGGCGACAAAGCCCATCTCGCGCTCCAACTCGATCGCCAGATGGTTTTCGCGGCTCTCGATCGACTGCAGCCGCTTCACGCCCCG
Protein-coding regions in this window:
- the tsaE gene encoding tRNA (adenosine(37)-N6)-threonylcarbamoyltransferase complex ATPase subunit type 1 TsaE, which translates into the protein MTEDTILLASLDEALALGAKLAGVVGPGDVVALSGPLGAGKTSIARGLLAALGLEGEAPSPSFAIVQPYDVPEVRLPVLHVDLYRIDDPEEAEELGLEDARIDSLLLVEWPERLGEGYWRDALWLTLDVAADGTRRLTARVPAAWEGRWPLT
- a CDS encoding sensor histidine kinase: MIILSQSSAAIAGAVIAFVLIAAIWALYAGLAARAAARTAYEQNRRLLRFSRTSPALPMVVRADGRIEMSPRLAAWLGLDGPVESLSKLSQKDAGLEAEDVALLGEQVEAAQRAGQSFRLSLPVRGSERMLLVLGERASEAVETPGSVLLWVLDATDSQAEVGSLEREADRLRAAFDALTALIEAAPMPMWYRGPDLRLLMVNTAYVRAVEGRDAEDVVARGLELVDGAGLGGPLANAAIARDTQEPQSAAMPATIAGARRMLRLHDVPLPTGGIAGFAVDIEELERARGGLKRFGEAQRAMLDRMSAGVAQFGSDRSLVFCNQPFRRLFAMKNEWLADRPEFDRVLERMREARKLPDVRDFPAWKAERREWFTAPEAVEESWSIGTTHLRVVGQPLPEGGLLLIFEDQTQQFELQREHGEMQQVRTATLDSLAEAVAVFGKGRLQLWNRKFRQVWGFEDGFLDGHPQIGTLVKTAGGKLVNPARAEIIGDLIRLAAKDRQQRGSSITFANGRHFDIAAVPLPDGNALVTMLDTTDRQRVERALRDRNEALEAADRVRTAFVANMSYELRTPLTSIKGFGEMLQGGFAGKLSADGKEYVEAILMSVDRLGGLIDDVLDLTQSEGQPIERETVDVELAATSAADVIAPLAKGKAIELVIEDAGTAGVVQGDARRIRQTVEHLLRHAVSHTPEGGRVLLHLDGNARVARVIVSDDGPGMAPEAVARAFDRFAQVGTSRGGDRALGLGLPLAKQFVEAHGGRIELISEPGQGTLVTVELPRG
- a CDS encoding TonB-dependent receptor domain-containing protein → MRLNVSGRGAGLRLTASVAVLAFVQLASPAVAQTSAPASQDGPAAAQEPAEIVVTGSRIARPEFDTVQPTQVVGAAQIESRGYTNVGQALKEIPAFGPPGNSSVGAQSSFGPSQTFVDFFGLGTQRTLVLVNGRRFVSSNTASIFGPVSPGTQVDLNNIPTTLVQRIETVAVGGAPIYGSDAIAGTVNIILKKDYQGLEFGGQYGISERGDAPEARLNVLAGKNFAEGRGNIVVSGEYNHTTGLVASDRAITAQGNFFGTPPASTTSQYRRLLYPQQRYSAFTIGGVPFSADDYLASRSGIRNAAGQLLQFGSNGTLVPLDLGTVLRQGYISSGGNGFDLPAQSNLLTSSERYIASAQLNYELTDHVRFFGEGWYTHTKGVNLIDQPNYNTGLFDDAGTPDGNLIVSLNNPYLSSADRATIAANLPAGQNEFYVGRALSDLTTGRAEANISTYRFVGGLAGDFGVGSRTFNWEASVNYGRSQTKGRNYELDNQNFFNAIDAVRDASGNITCRPGVTNSTADTISKTCAPLNILGIGQASQAAKDYIFAIARPVSTNEQLVFNANVTGPIATLFGNDVSISAGYEHRREKTSFDPGSFYYGQDNGDGTRTQYGRSIPIDPLSGRFHTNEAFGELVIPFVTAKNGISWLKTAEFDGAARYVDNSLSGGDWAWTAGGRLGFISDLTFRGNYTRSIRSPAITEAFNPTSRAFDSGADPCDLNNYQSGPNPAVRQANCRAAGINSATFVSNYSNFTVPVTVSGNPNLRNEVANSWTAGAIIQPRFAKSLTVAVDWVDIRLKQAIVSLGGDDILNACYDSADYPNSFCGLVTRDSSGQITSIREGYYNASSYETSGLTVTAAYRLPLARLGMTSSGVAGLSVNYFYRDKLETRVGVGDVNHSAGEIGYPRHSGTANLTYESDHFNALVQAQYTGKGAYDLDEAPNTRNITGVKDWWMINATLGVRVNQQFGLKLIVDNVFDVSPPYPAPAGGGTTTYFSGILGRYARIAASVKF
- the ahcY gene encoding adenosylhomocysteinase, which translates into the protein MEKQPVATNDYVIKDIALADFGRKEIEIAETEMPGLMALRKEFGPSQPLKGARITGSLHMTIQTAVLIETLTALGAQVRWATCNIFSTQDHAAAAIAATGVPVFAVKGESLAEYWDYVGDIFNWGADTDGTTANIILDDGGDATMFALWGAKLEAGATLGEPENDEEVEFQRALKAFVAKYPGYLTKTVQNLKGVSEETTTGVHRLYEIAKKGELPFPAINVNDSVTKSKFDNLYGCKESLVDAIRRATDVMLAGKVACVAGFGDVGKGSAQSLRNGGARVMVTEIDPICALQAAMEGFEVVTMDEAVKRADIFVTATGNADVITADHMKAMKPMSIVCNIGHFDSEIQIAALSNYKWTEVKPGTDLVEFPDGKQILVLAKGRLVNLGCATGHPSFVMSASFTNQTLAQIELWTKGENYKNEVYVLPKHLDEKVAALHLEKLGVQLSKLSEKQAAYIGVKPEGPFKPDHYRY
- a CDS encoding YqgE/AlgH family protein, encoding MDSAPSLTGQFLLALPGIGDPRFERAVIAMCAHDTEGALGIGIGATIEGLGLHDLLEQFEIDPGDVPDVPVHFGGPVEPRRGFVLHSADWSGQDTIDVAGRWQLSGTIDVLRAIAEGRGPSRWLVALGYAGWGEGQLESELTRHGWFNTPADIGLLYDTDVYARWAEGFVGAGIDPRLLANSTGTA
- a CDS encoding peroxiredoxin, yielding MTIQTGDRIPDATFVKVTAEGPDQVSAPAYFAGRKVALFSVPGAFTPTCSAKHLPGFVEKADEIKAKGVDEIACTAVNDFFVMKAWGDANGVSDKVTMLADGNGGFVEALGLTLDGSAFGLGTRGQRFAMIVNDGVVEQLFVEAPGAFEVSSAEYVLSKL
- a CDS encoding AMP nucleosidase, translated to MTQASDIVADLDRLYRASVERLQQALNRYITDGTTPDPETRTDGSFAYPELRVTYRGGINKPIPRRSFGRLVEAGDYRITVTRPAMFADYLTEQLTFLIEDYDVEVHAVTGRQQIPFPYVLDPNTILSLDDISATELGRHFPATELSHIGDEIADGIWISQDETRPLALFDALRTDFSLARLKHYTGTPVEHFQQYILFTNYHRYVDEFVRWACAQLGPDSRFTGVSGAGGIVIEDAADADRLVSDGAWRRHQMPAYHLMAEGRTGITLVNIGVGPSNAKTITDHLAVIRPEAWLMIGHCGGLRPSQRIGDYVLAHAYLRDDHIMDDVLPPEIPIPAIAEVQQALARAAETVSGQSEDELKQRLRTGTIVTTDDRNWELRYSQSALRFSLSRAVGVDMESATLAAQGYRFRVPYGTLLCVSDKPLHGELKLPGQANRFYERAIAEHLKIGIEACEELRREGAKLHSRKLRAFNEPPFR